The Streptomyces noursei ATCC 11455 sequence GACGGCGTCATCCCCTGGAAGCCGCCGTCCTCCGACGTCTTCTTCGCCGCGGCGCAGGCCGCGCAGGGCCATCCGGCGCCGCTCGGCCGCCGGTTGGCCGCCCGGCTGATCGACACCGTGGTGCTGGCGCTGATCACCCTCGCGGTGGCGCTGCCGCTGTGGTCCACGGTCACCGGCCACATCGACGCCAAGGTCGAGGCGGCCAAGCAGTCCGGCCGCCAGGTGACGGTGTATCTGGTCGACGGCACCACCGCGCCGGTCTTCCTCGCGATCCTGGCGGTCGTCCTGATCGGCGGCGGCCTCTACGAGGTGCTGCCGACCCTCAAGTGGGGCCGCACGCTGGGCAAGAAGCTCTGCGGCGTCCGGGTGCTGGACATCGAGAGCCACGACACCCCGGTGCTGGCGCAGGCCATCAAGCGCTGGCTGGTCTACGGCGTGCTCGGGATCCTGGTGATCGGCGTGGTCAACGCCCTGTGGTGCGTGTTCGACAAGCCGTGGCGGCAGTGCTGGCACGACAAGCTGGCCCGCACCTTCATCGCCTCGGACGCGGCGTCCGACTGACCGTCACCCGGTCGTTCCCCGGGGCGTCACCCGCCCTGACGGCCCGGGTACCCCGATCGGACGTCGCCGGATGCGGGGCCCGCCGGCAAGGGGTCGACTCGGGCCATGAGTACCGACCAGCCCCGGCCCGGCCCCGGTGAACCGCCGGAGAACGACCCGTTCCTGAAGCAGCCGCAGGAGCCCCCGGCGGGTGGCGCTCCGCGCAACGGCTCCCCGTACGGCGCCGGCCCGGGCGCTGGCGCCCCGCCCCCCGGCGGCACCCCACCACCGGGCGGCCCTCCGTCGGGCGGCCCGCCGCCCCCTGGCGGCCCACCGCCCCCGCCGCCCCCGGGTGCCGGACCCCCGCCGTCCCACGGCGGCGGCCCGTACGGCGGGCCCTCGGCGGGCGGTCCCTATGGCGCGGGGGAGTACGGCGCCGACCCGCTGGCCGGGATGCCGCCGCTGGCCAACCGCGGCAAGCGGCTGGTGGCCCGGATCATCGACGCGCTCCTCATCGGCGTCCCGGTCACCCTGATCATGAATGCGATCGTCGGCTGGGTGGACTACTTCAGCACCAGCAGCGTGGAGACCAGCAAGCAGGCGACGGTGTCCGGCGTGACGATGCTGGCGTATCTGATCTACGAGGGGCTGATGCTGACCAGCCGCGGTCAGACGGTCGGCAAGATGGCGATGAAGATCCGGGTCGCGATGCTCTCCGACGGCTCGATCCCGACCGCGCAGGCCGGTTGGACCCGGGCCGCGGTCTACACCCTGCCGGAGATCGTCCCGTGCTGCGGCTTCATCTTCTGGCTGGTCAACGTGTTGTGGTGCACCTGGGATAAGCCCTATCAACACTGCCTGCACGACAAGGCGGCCCGGACCGTGGTGGTCGCCACGGACTGATCCCGGTCGCGGGCGAGATCCCGTTCGCGGGCAAGGGAATTGACGCTGCGTCAGATGGGCGCGGGTCAGCGGGTGCGCTCGCCGACCCGCGCCCCGGTCCGCTGCCGCGGCAGCTGCTCGGCCGGGGGCGGCACGGCCCGCAGCGGCGCGGGGGCCTCGGGGGTCCCGCCGCCCCGCCGCACCACCCGCGACATCCTCGGAATGGGCGCGGTCATCGCGACCAGCAACCCGAGCCCGAGGCCGGCCAGGGCGATGACCGCGACCCCGATCCCGGTCTGCGTCTGCGAGAGCAGCAGCATCGCGAGGGTGGAGAGAAAGACGGTTGCCGAACCGTAGACGAGCTGGGTGGCGGTCGGACGAGGCATGGCGGAATCCGTCCTCGGAGGGTCGGCAGGGGGAGCGGGCGTTCGGCGGCGCGCCGCCGAACGAGCCTACGATCCCTTGTGCCCGAGGGGAGCGCTGGGTAAGCGTGACCTAACCCACCGGTCCGGAGCACGGGGGCGCACGGGCCGGTCGCGGATCCTTCCGACAAGGCGCCCCGGGGAGCATCCCGCCTGCTGACAGCGGGGGCGCATGCCCCTGGGGCATATCCACCCGCGCGGGGCCCGGGGTCTTCCGGTGATCCGGAAGCTATGAGTCCGCTGTCCGATACCTGTGAAAACCAAGCCGGATAACGTACTTGGGCGTGCACACACACGTCAAGATCTGTCTTTTCTTCCCCACATCCGGTCGAATGCCCTCCAGTATTGGCCAGTTACTGGGGAGGACTTCGCCAAGTGAGACACCACCGAAGACTGTTCGGAACGGCCGCCCTGGCCACGGCAATCGCCGCTACCGGGGCGGCCGTTCTCTCGACCGGGGTGGCCGCGGCCGACACCACCCGACCTGCCGCCTCCGCCGTCCGCCAGGACCCGGCCCCCGAACGCGCCGACGCCCACGACCTCAAGGGCCCGTTCAGCGACCGCCAGCGGGCGCAGCGCACCGAGGCGCTCCAGCAGGTCATATCCGGCGACGCCAAGGCGACCGAGCGCGGCGGCTCCAAGGTCGTCAAGCTCGGCAAGGGCAAGTACGTCGAACTGGCCCGGGAGAAGACCGACAAGATCTTCACCATCCTCGTGGACTTCGGCGACAAGGTCGACGACACCACGATGTACGACCCGGACGGCGACGGCCCGCTGCCCCCGGTCAAGAAGTACGGCGGCACCCCCGGCCCGGCGCACAACCAGATCGCCAAGCCGGACCGCGCCAACGACAACAGCACGGCCTGGCAGGCGGATTACAACCGGCAGCACTACCAGGACCTCTACTTCTCGCACGACAAGAAGAAGGAGTCGCTGGCCAAGTACTACGAGAAGCAGTCCTCGGGCCGCTACTCCGTCGACGGCCAGGTATCCGACTGGGTCCGGGTCCCGTGGAACGAGGCCCGCTACGGCTCCAACTACTGCGGCTCCACCAACTGCCCCAGCGCCTGGGACCTGATCCGCGACGCGGTCAACCAGTGGGTCGCCGACCAGAAGGCCAAGGGCCGCACCGACGCCCAGATCAAGGCGGACCTGGCGCAGTACGACCAGTGGGACCGCAACGACTACAACCACAACGGCAACTTCAACGAGCCGGACGGCTACCTCGATCACTTCCAGATCGTGCACGCCGGTGAGGACGAGTCGGCCGGCG is a genomic window containing:
- a CDS encoding RDD family protein, producing MSTDQPRPGPGEPPENDPFLKQPQEPPAGGAPRNGSPYGAGPGAGAPPPGGTPPPGGPPSGGPPPPGGPPPPPPPGAGPPPSHGGGPYGGPSAGGPYGAGEYGADPLAGMPPLANRGKRLVARIIDALLIGVPVTLIMNAIVGWVDYFSTSSVETSKQATVSGVTMLAYLIYEGLMLTSRGQTVGKMAMKIRVAMLSDGSIPTAQAGWTRAAVYTLPEIVPCCGFIFWLVNVLWCTWDKPYQHCLHDKAARTVVVATD